CTCTGTCATCGCACAGGGCTACTCCTGAAACGCTATaggtggggtggtggagggcTTCTCAATTCAACTAAAACATCTAGGGCACTCAGtctgtcttctcttctttttccacTGTGAGTTTCTCAGACCCCTCTTAGCAGACCCCActtgcctttttcttttttcccccttctccttctttttttctttcttttttttccctttttttgatTTCCCAGCTTTGAAATATGATTTGCTTTGAGCGTTTATGTACAAAGTCTTACATGCGGAGTGATGAAAGGGACTCCATTGTGAGGCTCCCTGTGATTGAGGGAACAGACAAGAGATGGGAAGGTATCTGCTCCCACCACGGCAGAGCCTTTCAGGGCCTCTCCCTATAGCTGCCACTTAAAAGCCTCAAACCAGAGAGTTCTGTTTAATCTTCAGACTACTGGGAGAACACAGGGGCTTACAACATGAGCCAATTAATGGAGATTAATTGAAATTAAGTACttcttttaattttttatatattttttttttggggggagggggcgtaTTCAGTGAAAAGACGGGTACTGTAGCAATCTTGTGTGTGGAACAAATTTTGTAATTGAAAAGGATGGTTCAGCACCCCTTGTGCTtgactgtcttttttttttttggttttgaaaCCAAACACTATATTGTGTTTCACACCAGTTGTCTAACAACAAAAGACACAGACGCAACTcttgaaaacacaaacaaataaacaaatacacacacacacacacacacacacacacatactaacacaaaTGCTTTATAGAAGTTTTGAGAAAGGATATTGCGCTCCCTGAGTACGGTGAGATGTCGGACATGTCCTGGAGGTCTCCGCACTCAGACTTGATGAGCGAGAGGGACAGGCCCTCGGTGGTGCTGCCCGGGTGCGTGGGGGACATGGAGCGGTGGTGGTTCAAGTGGTTCGACATCTTGGTCCGTAGGCTCGTGGTCTCCCGGGAGAGGTCAAGCGACTCTGGGGAAGAGCGGTCCTTGCCCGGGTAGGCCGAGGGTGGCCCCAGGGGACTCTGGAAAGGGTAGCCCATGAGGGGCAGTGGGAATGGGTGGCGGAACGAGGGCGGGCTGAACCCCATGGTGGCCGTGAGCGGAGATGGGTGCAGCGAGGGGTGGTGGTGAGCCCCAGGGGTGGGAAGGCCGGACGACTGGTCAGAGTTCTTGCGCACCACGAGCGGCAGCGCCTCTGTCTGGTCGTTGGCGCCGGGCATGGACATCCCGGTGAAGTCGAGCGGGTTGGGAATGATGACGTCGCCGAAGCACTGCAGGCGCTGGTTGGCCGTGTGGAAGTTGGGGTTGTCGCCGTTCATGGCGAAGCGGTCCGGGGGCATCTGCAGGGGTGGGAACACCTGGGGCAGGGCCGGGCGGGGCGGCTTGGCGAACACCTTGACCACCGTGTCCACCACCTGCGACATGGCCGTGTTCAGCTCCTGCTTCAGCGTCTCGGCCAGGTGCTTGCCCTCGGCGTGCATGGACTGCGGCCCGTGGCCCTTCCCCCGGGAGCCGTCTCCTTTGGGCTTGTCGCCCCCTTCGGCGATCATGGTCTGCTCGCGGATCAGCGCCCGGGCCCGGTCCAGGAAGTGGCCGGGGTCCAGGTCGGACATCTCGTTGTCGGAGCGGTCCGGCACGGAGTCGTCGAGCCGCGCGCGGTTCTCCAGGCCGCCGTCGGAGCGCATGCTGTCCTCCGACAGGTTGCCGTCATTGTCGTCGTTCTCCGAGTCGGTGCTGTCGTAGATCTGGTAGAACTTCTCCTGCAGCTGCCGCAGCTGCTTCTGCATGTCCTCCAGCTGCAGCTTGAGCTGCCGGCGCTCCTCGTGCTTCTGCTCCTTGCGGGCCGACACCAGCTGCTGgaagctctgctgctgctgctggggcagCTTCTGCTTGCGCTTGTTCTCCCGGTAGCTCTCGCGTGGGCtgggaggctgctgctgctgctgctgctgctgctgctgctgctggtgctgctgctgttgctggtggtgctggggcccgtcgcgctctcgctccctctcccggTCGCGCTCCCGGTCACGATCGCGCTCCCTGTCGCGATCCCGCTCCCGGTCGCGATCGCGCGGCTCCCGGTCGCCGCGCTCGCGCTCGCCCTCGCCGGCCCCGCGCAGCGTCACGCTGGGCGAGTGGCTCATGCCGCGGATGATGTTCTCCACGCGGGCGCGCTTGGCGCGCAGGTGCTCGTCCGTCAGCCGCTCGATGTCGAACTGCGTCATGGTGGGCCGGCCGAAGGGCGACAGGCACTCCTGGGGGCTCTCGCGCGACGAGTTGCTGCACGCGTCCTCTTGGTGGGCCTCGGAGCCTGTGCTGGACAGACCGCCGCTGCCCTGGAAGTTGCCGTTCTCGCTGCCGCCGTTTTTGCCAATGTTGTTCTTCAGCAGCTGTGAGATAATGGTGGCGCCCGGGAAGGGCATCATGGCGTCCTCGTAGGAGTTTGCTCTCTTCAGGAGCTTGCGTAGCACATTGGACTTCTCGCCGTCGCCGTGTGGCACCACGGAGCACTCGACGTCCTGGTCCGAACCGTGGGGATTCATGGCACTGAGTATGGTTGCTTTTGCTCGGGCGAATACCGCAGATGCTGTGCCGACAGTCCTTTTCACCCCGATGTCAACTCTTCGTCTCTTGGTTTGTCTGTTTAGAAGGGCTGTGTTGTCATGGTCAGGCATCACTGGAACTGTTATTGTGCCATCTTAAAAAGCCTGTCAGCTGGGCAAGGCTCGGGAATCCTGGGAGCCTgcccaaacaaaacacacaaacaaaaatacaaaaaaagaaaacaaacacatcaaaccactgtttacatttttttaaaaaacatttttaacttTCTTTTTCCTAATCCCATGTAAATACTGAATACAGATTTTCTGAAAATATTCTGTAGCATGTGACACATTTCTGTGCAAAATAATATATTGACCTGGCAGATCATTTCTAAAATAAAATTAATGTTGTACCATTACTATTTCTGACAAGTGATGCCAAAAACTACAAAAGTTCTAAACATAATGTCCATAGAAATCCAGGACACTTCCTAGCACATCTATTTTCATTACAAATGTCAGAAAGATAGAAAATAAATGTCCATAAGGAGGCAATACTACTTGTATCTTAACCAGTTATCTCCCTCTATTGAGATTAGTTAGGAAAATCGGTGTGAAAACGGTCATAGCCAGAGCACAAAATACATGTTAGCCTTACATTATCAAAGGTGAATTTAATGCAAGACTTTTTAACTACTTTTAAGGAACACTTTGCTTGTATCTGAGCACTCATATCAGCAATACCTAACTGTTCTCTTcatttagtaaaaaaaaacaaacataggctacactTTGTAGCCAAACTCATCAAACAGGTGAAGACAAATCTGTTCCTCACATATTACCAATATATATTTCACTTCCAAGTGtgcgctagtgtgtgtgtgtgtgtgtgtgtgtgtgtgtgtgtgtgtgtgtgtgtgtgtgtgtgtcagtggtcaCATACCTTGCATATCAGCTTCACTAAACTGACAACTGAACAAAATATGCAAGTCCCTAAACACAGTGGTCGAAAACATACATTTAAAGCATTCAGCGACCTAACTCTGACCTAAagattttgcaacattattCTTCATCTCGATACTTAAATTAGAATGTACACTTAGTATATTTACATGCTCATATATTTAACAAGTTCAACATTTCACAAGCATATGGAAGTCACTTCAGGTTGAGATCCTAAGGCAAGGAGGCTTTAACCACCATCAACATTGTTTAGAGCAAAACATTCAAATGCCACTGGTCTAGTAGAACAAAACTATATCTATGTACATCAGTACAGAATATTCTGCCACATGCAAAGTAACCACAAAATCGCACAGATTGTGAAGAAATGCTTCCATGAACTATACACACCTTCCATATGGCACTTGAACCACTTCACTAAAACTGGATAAAATGTTTTCCTCACATCTTAAAACTAAATCAGGGCTAATTTAATTTAAAACTCAGTATTCAGTCATGTTACCacatgtcatgaactatgacAAACAACAGCAAGGAATAATAAAGTGTTTCTGAACTGACATTCTTAACGCGCTTAGACCACATCATAATGTTTCTTGGTTGTTCAATATAGGGGAAAAGCTACGAAGTACTGTTTTAGCGAGACTGCTCATACACCTGTCGccaacatttattaaatgttgCGTGTTCATGTTCAGCCTTTCCGGAGTAAAATGGATTTTTATACGTAATCCAGGAGGCCCAGCATATTCGCATGGCAGAGTCGTGGTCAACATAGTAGGCTAGACAAGAACGCACGGAACAGATAAAAGAAGGGAGCAAACCGGACATTATTCACCCACACAACCCTCATCACCTGTGTATTTCTAAATTGAAGTACTTTCATTGTGAGATGGCAATGAGGACGAATGCATAGCTTAGCACAAAGGGAAAGACGGGCTTTGTAGACTGCTCTATTGATATCTCTGAATGACAACCATCGCAAAAGTTTGGATGGGTTCAACTTCTCATTTCGAGTAAAGGAAAATAATTTATGTGATATTACCTATCAAAGTAAGTGAATTTCAGAATTATTCAATAAACTTATGCTATGGATGACACAAAGACCACAGCAGTAAAAAGCTGCGTGTTGACAATTGGCAAGACCATTAGAAAGCGTTGCGCCGCATAtaacttacagtcactgaaacATTATAACTGGTAAACATATACACAATACCAAGGACAAGCCTGAACAACATAACCACTATTCAAAAAGTCTAACAAATCGGTTTCCTCTGTAACAGCCTATATAATTAATTCCCATATAGGCTATTCTTAAAGAGTCGCGTGAAATAAGATAAAGTAGGAAACTAACAGAAAAGTGATTTAAGTGATACATCAATTTAGTAAAGATAAAATATAGCCATGACAATCCAGAACAAATTATGCTTCACTTAACATCTCCTAATGCGCACCAGAATCAAAGAAACAGCAGCCGACTTACTTCACAAAGTCTCTTTTAAAAGTGTACCATCCCGTTTATCAAACCTTGTAAAAATGTCTTAAGAGTGTCAGTGAAAATCCTGCTCACAATAGTCTAAAATGCACTTTCCGTCACTGATGCTACGTGTTTCTAAAATAAAATTATTAAAATCTTCAAACGCATCTACCAGCAAAGACGTAACCATTTGAAGGCAAAGAGAATGAACGGGAGCGATACGAGGACAAGGTTACTTACTCTGCAGACGAGAGGAAATTGAGCTTCTTTGCAATACTGAAAGAGAGAATACGGAGGGTTGTTCGCCTGGTGATGAATATTGTAATTTCTCAGGACAAGCACGAGCgacgagagtgagtgagtgagcgagagagctcTTTTGCGCCGCTCTCCTTTCCAGATGGAAACTGTGTTTCTCTGCGATGCGGACAGGACGGGGCTAGAGCGCTCTCGCACTAACAAGATTCACTTTAAGACGCAGCTGAAGGAAGCAGGAAGACGGCGCGTCATAATCATTGTGATGTAACATTTCCACCTACCAATAAGAACAGTCCGCTGGATTTAGAGGAATACAAAACGCCGAACTTCACCGACGTGGAGAAAGACTCGCCGGTCAAAAAAAGACTGCTTTCGCCATCCACTTTATACAACAAATGATTTTGCGGAACCTGTAAGGATGCATTGTCTCCTGAATTAAGAGAATACAATTCTGTGTTTTGCCTTGTTACATCTTGTTTATCATGCTCACTGAGTTGGATACATTTAACTTTCATGAAATTATAGCCTACGAATTGAACAATTGGTGTATTTTATCCTCTTTGATTTATTTAATATAGGATAGGCTATAAACTGTTTTGGCAATTGTATTCTTTTGCGAGGAACGTTTActtttattgtttttcaaaTCAAACCCTTATTTGGAAAATGATAATAGGCTGCAAAAACAGAGCTGATAGCCGATTTCAATTCTGAAAGTTAGACTATCATCCAATTATAGCGTGTTTTAATCGTCTGCACCGAACAGGCCATATATGCTTACTGTCAGATTTCAGGTGTCAGATTTATTACAAAGCATGGCCAAACATGATGTAGAGGCATCGCCAAAAAAATGCACTGTTATTCTGATGAATTAACATATTTTGCATAGTCTAGTCAATATAGAGCCAAATTATTCTATTAACAGTCGAGGCTGTATCTTATTTGCTCTATCAAAACGCCGGTTTCGCATGCAACCACAGCCGCAACTCGGAAGATCCCCATGATAATTGTACCCAATTCTGCACTGTGAACCAAAGCTACTGTGCTTATGGTTGGCAGCGGATGTCAACACACATCAGAAATGTCACCGGCAATTATTCCCAATTAATTATAGGCTATGGATTAACATATCATACCTCTGGATATACAAGCCGATAAGGGCAAGGATCAGATGATGCGATTGCGAGCAAGCAAAATAGTTGATAACTGCGTATTGTTAGGAGTCATTCCGATGGAAGTACAAAGACCCAACAGTAGAAATATGTTCGCAGGCGTCTTTAATTTATGTTTTGTATTTCAGGCCAAGGACTGATAGCAAAAAAGGACAAACATCGCAATTCTCTTCAGTTTTGCACTTTGTTCACCTGCACGGTTTTAGAAAGAAGAAATGTGCTTTGAGGTCGAAGGAACAACATCCCAAAAGAGAAATGGTCATGTTGTGTCTCTtcctgcatgcatgcatcctTAATTTAACGAGGCCTATTGGCGAAAATTGTGACACCTGAGTGTGATGAACTACAAGTTCTGAACTCAGAGGGCATGCAGCCTAATacttctcccctcccccatccaTCATCCAATCAGGCGCTTTATTAGTTGTCTACAGTATGGTGATCATCCTATCAGGACGCATTATAGGAATGCATTCTAAACCTCtaacctattttttttttttttttttttttttaccaaatttGCCTTTCACGTGTGCTTTAGCATTTCCTTGGTTGAACAAATCAACTTTGTGTCTTTGACCTAATTTTCTAATCCCATCAAAATACAAGACATGTATGATGACGCGCTTCTGTTATTGTTTATCCTAGGGATTCTAATATGAATCCTTTATGGTTGTTGGCTATGTGGGAACATCATTAAAAACTTGGCACTGACGCCTTGCTGTGTGGATTAAGTGACTTGTGAATTGTTTCAGGAAAAGCACGAAAGTACGTACACTTGAAACATTCAGTAGAAGTATTTGCCATCGCAGAAGTATTCAAAATGGGTTGCTTCTGGGGCGTTTGAATTTCTGGCAATTCAGCATCATGCACAGCATGTGAATTCTCACTGTTGGACTCGTTTGTGATGATAACCTCCTGGCTTTTATTGTAAATCTTCTGTGACACCCAAGTTTTCTAACACGAGGAGATAGTCAGTAATCTTAGTAGATAATACGATTTagcctcccttctctcttctgtctccaaATGTCTCCATTATTTGAACTTTCAATTTAATCTTTGAGAAACAGCAAAACTTAGGTTTCTAAAGGTCCCCCTATGACTTCAATATATTTTTCTAGGCCTACTTAAATACTATATTTACTATCACTATTACGACcaatcattattattgttattattattcatgttataaatgttataattataattattattataatgtaATTTTCTGCTATTACAAACTTTTCATCGGTTAGTAACACCAGTATCTACAGAAATTGTATATACATTCTTTTGAAATAATCTCTTTATGAGGTGAACTTTAATAAAAGGTAAAGATCACTTTGTTTTCCTTTAGGCGTGATGGGCTGCGGCTGCTGGCTTTCGCCATCTCCCTACTTTGAATAGTGTCCAAAAGGAAAAGCGACTCACTTTCCATGTCGTAAGCGAGTGTTGTTCTAGATGAGTAAATGACTAGGAAGTCAGAACTTTGGTGTCATGGATTTCTTTTCCAAAACAGGTGTTCCGACCTATTCTGTAAAGTGAGCAGTGCGCACGGCGTTGGCTCCCCTGGCGCGCTCGGTGTACAGACTCAGTGGAAAAGGCATTACAACATTAAAGGAAATTTGTTTAGAAAGGGAAGACGAATCTGAGGTGTAGAGGAAGCCTGTTTATTAACACCGCCACCTCTTATTACAGACGCCCCGAGATGGACAGCCACTTACTTTTTCATCTCTTTCCCAACATTCTTTAACAGTCGCTGTCCTACATTAATCCTCTGAGCTGAACGAGGGTTTGCGCGCTCATGCCAGTGCAGAAGGGGCACCATCTATTTGCGCAACAAGTATTTTACCTACGTGTGtgcgttgtctttttttttttttttttactacataTCCGATGTTCGAAATTGATTGAGATGTAGCTCTATATCAACATCATCTTCGTCTGTGATGCCAGTAAAGAGAAGTAAGAAAATACAACAATCGAGGCGCGTTTTTCcgcatttaatttaatttcaagcAATGTCGTCTTAACAGGAAACTGAACCTTTTCGGAGGTAGGCTGTTTTTCAGTcatacaaaacaaaatacatGTTCCATATTGTAATATTTTCCTGCGGTTAGAGAACTGAGGAATTTCCACTTGTAAAGGATCTTAGTGAGCAAAATAGGACAGTAGGACAGTGTCACACTCTCATAATGTAAAAAAGCCCTTTTGGAATGTCATTATTATGCTTAATAGTGCACCACCTTTGTAAGCATTTAGAATAAATattttatatgtatatgtggAAGATATTGGAATGAAAGGAATGTCCATCAGTGTCTTGCGGCCCCTGCACTTTCAGACACATTCCTTTGGAGTCTGTAAATCTCCCTCTGCACTGCTGGATGCAATGCAGTTCTGCCTTTAAAATGCACTATAGTGATATACAAAGTAGGAAGTGTTTAGTGAAtgtgtcaagagagagagagagagagagagagagagagagagagagagagagagagagggcactcCTCTCTCATGCCCATCTTTACATGGTTGTGTTCAGCCACTGTGTGCTTTTTTAATCAGGTCAGACTCTTGCGCTTGAATCATTTGTCTGCCTCCGTTGGTTTAATTCCACGGTTGATAGTTGAACATTTTTGGCGTATTTTCCGtttgtcattttctttgtgttgtatgtgcgGCGTATGTGGATGCTTACTCCAGGTATTAACATGTTGCTGTCACAGGCTTCAGTAATGCACAGAGAGCATTCAAGGTTTTATTATGCAGTGACAAAATATGTATTGAGTTCAGGCAATGATCTCATTCGGACAATAGCATAGTGTCCACAGGCATAGCTCTGGCATAATGTCATCACAATATATTACAACAATACATCATTGTGATATCTGTGTCAGTAGTGCAAAGCACTCTAGACCTTAAAAACTCAGCTAGTGTCAAACACAAGAGACCCTCTATGGATGATTTGATGTTGTGGTCTATATTCCCTCTTCAGGCTCCAAAACTGTATTCCATAACAAGTTATGTGTCTATACTTTGTCCCTCAACATGTGATTTGATAGAAGCTTACTTATAGAAGCTCACTTTGTTTTGCCTTGTTGGGTTATTCCGTTTTAGCTCACCTTGCCGTTTAAAGCTTGTATTTATTCAAAGGGCTAAAGTTGGTGGCCTAAGACATTAGCAATTCAGATGGATAATCAACAAACAATGAGACAAACAGGAAGAAATCCACTGGGCAATAAACAACTCTCGTGTGTATCAGAATGGTCCAGTGGGTCAACATGAAGAGAGATCACTGCAGTGCATTTTTGTGCAGCCAAAAGAtaaacatactctctctctctctctctcacacacacacacacacacacacacacgcacacacacacacacgcattactGAGAGTGGACATCTTTAAAGCTGGTCTTTTTTAATCACGGCTCGTTGGCTCTCCAGCATTTCAATTGACTTGCTGTACTTTTAGCCATACGGCAACTGTTACCGTTCCCCGTGTTGAGCAGAGGTGTCCTTCATCGCAAATGAAGTGGAACGCAAATTAAAACAACAGCGACCAAAATCAACAGGGATTTCATTGAACCAAATTAAACAAATTGTGTCTTGCCTATCAGAGGCACGCACATTTAGCTTATAATATCACCATCAAATTTGCTCTGTCGCGTTTTGCTATTCTGTCATTAAAACGTTGAGACACTGACACAAGTAAAATGGGAGAAATGACAGAgacgatgagagaggaggaggaggaggagagaacagagcaCAAAGGACCAGGGCCAGGGACTACTCTATCACCGGTGCGCGGCGGCACGGAGAGAACGCGGCCAGGCTCTCGCGCGGGGGCCCATCAAGACTCAGCCAGGCACCATTATTCGACACATTAGCAAAAGCTAGCTAAAAGCTCTTATGCTTGAACAAGGTCTTGAAGGTCTTTGGGGAAAAGGATGCGCCACTAAGAGGAGACAATATTTGAGGGACCCTTGGTACTCAGGAAAATGTGAGCCTTTCAGTGTGACAAGGTGACGTAGGGGAACTCATTTAGCAAATAAGAGGACTAGAAATGAGACATACTCAGAGCCATAAAAGGTATGTGCATCAAGCCACTGATATGGCGTAATTGTGATAGTGACAATACCAGTCACTGGTGTCATATGTATATTATTTTCAAATACTGTCTCATCCTTTATGTTGATTTTTGTGTTTGAATGATGTTCAAAGCAACATTAACACTTTTGTATTCATTTGTAGTTTTGGTCgttgttgaaatgaatgtagCAGTAGGCCTCTGGCCCAAGACTACAAAATTGATACCAT
The genomic region above belongs to Sardina pilchardus chromosome 20, fSarPil1.1, whole genome shotgun sequence and contains:
- the prox1a gene encoding prospero homeobox protein 1a isoform X5, which produces MPDHDNTALLNRQTKRRRVDIGVKRTVGTASAVFARAKATILSAMNPHGSDQDVECSVVPHGDGEKSNVLRKLLKRANSYEDAMMPFPGATIISQLLKNNIGKNGGSENGNFQGSGGLSSTGSEAHQEDACSNSSRESPQECLSPFGRPTMTQFDIERLTDEHLRAKRARVENIIRGMSHSPSVTLRGAGEGERERGDREPRDRDRERDRDRERDRDRERDRERERERDGPQHHQQQQQHQQQQQQQQQQQQPPSPRESYRENKRKQKLPQQQQQSFQQLVSARKEQKHEERRQLKLQLEDMQKQLRQLQEKFYQIYDSTDSENDDNDGNLSEDSMRSDGGLENRARLDDSVPDRSDNEMSDLDPGHFLDRARALIREQTMIAEGGDKPKGDGSRGKGHGPQSMHAEGKHLAETLKQELNTAMSQVVDTVVKVFAKPPRPALPQVFPPLQMPPDRFAMNGDNPNFHTANQRLQCFGDVIIPNPLDFTGMSMPGANDQTEALPLVVRKNSDQSSGLPTPGAHHHPSLHPSPLTATMGFSPPSFRHPFPLPLMGYPFQSPLGPPSAYPGKDRSSPESLDLSRETTSLRTKMSNHLNHHRSMSPTHPGSTTEGLSLSLIKSECGDLQDMSDISPYSGSAISFLKTSIKHL
- the prox1a gene encoding prospero homeobox protein 1a isoform X2, which gives rise to MPDHDNTALLNRQTKRRRVDIGVKRTVGTASAVFARAKATILSAMNPHGSDQDVECSVVPHGDGEKSNVLRKLLKRANSYEDAMMPFPGATIISQLLKNNIGKNGGSENGNFQGSGGLSSTGSEAHQEDACSNSSRESPQECLSPFGRPTMTQFDIERLTDEHLRAKRARVENIIRGMSHSPSVTLRGAGEGERERGDREPRDRDRERDRDRERDRDRERDRERERERDGPQHHQQQQQHQQQQQQQQQQQQPPSPRESYRENKRKQKLPQQQQQSFQQLVSARKEQKHEERRQLKLQLEDMQKQLRQLQEKFYQIYDSTDSENDDNDGNLSEDSMRSDGGLENRARLDDSVPDRSDNEMSDLDPGHFLDRARALIREQTMIAEGGDKPKGDGSRGKGHGPQSMHAEGKHLAETLKQELNTAMSQVVDTVVKVFAKPPRPALPQVFPPLQMPPDRFAMNGDNPNFHTANQRLQCFGDVIIPNPLDFTGMSMPGANDQTEALPLVVRKNSDQSSGLPTPGAHHHPSLHPSPLTATMGFSPPSFRHPFPLPLMGYPFQSPLGPPSAYPGKDRSSPESLDLSRETTSLRTKMSNHLNHHRSMSPTHPGSTTEGLSLSLIKSECGDLQDMSDISPYSGSAIQEGLSPNHLKKAKLMFFYTRYPSSNMLKMFFSDVKVSLFNRCITSQLIKWFSNFREFYYIQMEKFARQSINDGVTGVEELSVSRDCELFRALNMHYNKANDFEVPERFLEVAQITLREFFNAIVAGKDVDPSWKKAIYKVICKLDSEVPEIFKSPNCLQELLHE
- the prox1a gene encoding prospero homeobox protein 1a isoform X4, whose translation is MPDHDNTALLNRQTKRRRVDIGVKRTVGTASAVFARAKATILSAMNPHGSDQDVECSVVPHGDGEKSNVLRKLLKRANSYEDAMMPFPGATIISQLLKNNIGKNGGSENGNFQGSGGLSSTGSEAHQEDACSNSSRESPQECLSPFGRPTMTQFDIERLTDEHLRAKRARVENIIRGMSHSPSVTLRGAGEGERERGDREPRDRDRERDRDRERDRDRERDRERERERDGPQHHQQQQQHQQQQQQQQQQQQPPSPRESYRENKRKQKLPQQQQQSFQQLVSARKEQKHEERRQLKLQLEDMQKQLRQLQEKFYQIYDSTDSENDDNDGNLSEDSMRSDGGLENRARLDDSVPDRSDNEMSDLDPGHFLDRARALIREQTMIAEGGDKPKGDGSRGKGHGPQSMHAEGKHLAETLKQELNTAMSQVVDTVVKVFAKPPRPALPQVFPPLQMPPDRFAMNGDNPNFHTANQRLQCFGDVIIPNPLDFTGMSMPGANDQTEALPLVVRKNSDQSSGLPTPGAHHHPSLHPSPLTATMGFSPPSFRHPFPLPLMGYPFQSPLGPPSAYPGKDRSSPESLDLSRETTSLRTKMSNHLNHHRSMSPTHPGSTTEGLSLSLIKSECGDLQDMSDISPYSGSAIQEGLSPNHLKKAKLMFFYTRYPSSNMLKMFFSDVKFNRCITSQLIKWFSNFREFYYIQMEKFARQSINDGVTGVEELSVSRDCELFRALNMHYNKANDFEVPERFLEVAQITLREFFNAIVAGKDVDPSWKKAIYKVICKLDSEVPEIFKSPNCLQELLHE
- the prox1a gene encoding prospero homeobox protein 1a isoform X1; translated protein: MPDHDNTALLNRQTKRRRVDIGVKRTVGTASAVFARAKATILSAMNPHGSDQDVECSVVPHGDGEKSNVLRKLLKRANSYEDAMMPFPGATIISQLLKNNIGKNGGSENGNFQGSGGLSSTGSEAHQEDACSNSSRESPQECLSPFGRPTMTQFDIERLTDEHLRAKRARVENIIRGMSHSPSVTLRGAGEGERERGDREPRDRDRERDRDRERDRDRERDRERERERDGPQHHQQQQQHQQQQQQQQQQQQPPSPRESYRENKRKQKLPQQQQQSFQQLVSARKEQKHEERRQLKLQLEDMQKQLRQLQEKFYQIYDSTDSENDDNDGNLSEDSMRSDGGLENRARLDDSVPDRSDNEMSDLDPGHFLDRARALIREQTMIAEGGDKPKGDGSRGKGHGPQSMHAEGKHLAETLKQELNTAMSQVVDTVVKVFAKPPRPALPQVFPPLQMPPDRFAMNGDNPNFHTANQRLQCFGDVIIPNPLDFTGMSMPGANDQTEALPLVVRKNSDQSSGLPTPGAHHHPSLHPSPLTATMGFSPPSFRHPFPLPLMGYPFQSPLGPPSAYPGKDRSSPESLDLSRETTSLRTKMSNHLNHHRSMSPTHPGSTTEGLSLSLIKSECGDLQDMSDISPYSGSAFQIQEGLSPNHLKKAKLMFFYTRYPSSNMLKMFFSDVKVSLFNRCITSQLIKWFSNFREFYYIQMEKFARQSINDGVTGVEELSVSRDCELFRALNMHYNKANDFEVPERFLEVAQITLREFFNAIVAGKDVDPSWKKAIYKVICKLDSEVPEIFKSPNCLQELLHE
- the prox1a gene encoding prospero homeobox protein 1a isoform X3 — encoded protein: MPDHDNTALLNRQTKRRRVDIGVKRTVGTASAVFARAKATILSAMNPHGSDQDVECSVVPHGDGEKSNVLRKLLKRANSYEDAMMPFPGATIISQLLKNNIGKNGGSENGNFQGSGGLSSTGSEAHQEDACSNSSRESPQECLSPFGRPTMTQFDIERLTDEHLRAKRARVENIIRGMSHSPSVTLRGAGEGERERGDREPRDRDRERDRDRERDRDRERDRERERERDGPQHHQQQQQHQQQQQQQQQQQQPPSPRESYRENKRKQKLPQQQQQSFQQLVSARKEQKHEERRQLKLQLEDMQKQLRQLQEKFYQIYDSTDSENDDNDGNLSEDSMRSDGGLENRARLDDSVPDRSDNEMSDLDPGHFLDRARALIREQTMIAEGGDKPKGDGSRGKGHGPQSMHAEGKHLAETLKQELNTAMSQVVDTVVKVFAKPPRPALPQVFPPLQMPPDRFAMNGDNPNFHTANQRLQCFGDVIIPNPLDFTGMSMPGANDQTEALPLVVRKNSDQSSGLPTPGAHHHPSLHPSPLTATMGFSPPSFRHPFPLPLMGYPFQSPLGPPSAYPGKDRSSPESLDLSRETTSLRTKMSNHLNHHRSMSPTHPGSTTEGLSLSLIKSECGDLQDMSDISPYSGSAFQIQEGLSPNHLKKAKLMFFYTRYPSSNMLKMFFSDVKFNRCITSQLIKWFSNFREFYYIQMEKFARQSINDGVTGVEELSVSRDCELFRALNMHYNKANDFEVPERFLEVAQITLREFFNAIVAGKDVDPSWKKAIYKVICKLDSEVPEIFKSPNCLQELLHE